Proteins from a genomic interval of Nautilia sp. PV-1:
- a CDS encoding proton-conducting transporter membrane subunit, translated as MFNLNPLSVLFLFLILLGVIPNLFYMAGYLSHIKRKTHFLIHYFTFIISMIGVVLSNEILPFLFFWELMSLSSWQLILTEPTDEAVKAGRFYFFMTHFGFVFILMFFLMLGGNSLFTNFHTLSNLAAEFKYPSILFFLITIGFLSKAGVVPLHVWLPYAHPAAPSPVSALMSGVMLKVAIYAFLRFLFIIPNWQIEWGVIILALGAISSLVGVLYAIASHDIKALLANHSIENIGIILIGIGVGMIFTYLKLPVLAAFAFIAAVYHTFNHMSFKSLLFMSAGSVLYATHTKNIESYGGLIKLMPITAFMFLTAAISISALPPTNGFLSEWMIFQSMLNSSGIDNLVLKLSFPFAIFALALTGGLAIACFVKAFGITFLGLSRSENAKHAKEVNRLMLTGQILMAGVVISLMLFMPFFIKIINHSMPIADIYHKLFQNIWVMHSLNSNGAVAPILILAGLIIVVSAIYAFYKYLNPKIRIYHTWACGYNTSAKSQYSATGFAGPIRRFFEWLYRPEVHTHTQTLAGHKTKFSSSLYEVHIKPLFEKSLYDSVVKGLNYLSYFVYRLSHFERTKYSSLIFMLLIFTLFSFRVFYKEYNWGNILLEIVVMAIFYKFIFGEKK; from the coding sequence CATTTTCTTATCCATTACTTTACTTTTATTATTTCCATGATAGGCGTCGTTTTATCAAACGAGATACTTCCGTTTTTGTTTTTCTGGGAGCTGATGAGTCTCAGCAGCTGGCAGTTAATCCTAACAGAACCGACCGATGAAGCGGTAAAAGCCGGAAGATTTTATTTCTTTATGACGCATTTTGGGTTTGTTTTTATATTAATGTTTTTCTTAATGCTTGGCGGAAATTCCTTGTTTACCAATTTTCACACCCTCTCAAACCTTGCGGCTGAGTTTAAATACCCTTCAATTCTCTTTTTTTTGATAACGATAGGATTTTTAAGTAAAGCCGGGGTCGTGCCTCTTCACGTATGGCTGCCATACGCCCATCCGGCGGCCCCTTCTCCGGTATCGGCTTTAATGAGCGGTGTTATGCTTAAAGTCGCGATTTACGCATTTTTGAGATTTCTTTTTATTATCCCGAATTGGCAGATTGAATGGGGAGTAATAATTTTGGCACTTGGCGCAATTTCGTCTCTTGTCGGGGTATTATACGCAATAGCGAGCCACGATATCAAAGCTCTTCTTGCAAACCACTCCATAGAAAATATAGGAATTATCCTTATAGGTATAGGGGTGGGTATGATTTTTACCTACTTAAAACTTCCTGTTTTGGCGGCATTTGCGTTTATTGCGGCCGTGTATCACACGTTTAACCACATGAGCTTTAAATCCCTCCTTTTTATGAGCGCGGGAAGCGTTTTGTATGCAACTCATACAAAAAACATCGAAAGTTACGGAGGACTTATCAAATTAATGCCGATAACCGCTTTTATGTTTTTAACAGCGGCTATTTCAATCTCCGCACTTCCTCCTACAAACGGATTTTTGAGCGAATGGATGATATTTCAAAGTATGCTTAACTCCAGCGGTATTGATAATCTCGTGCTTAAACTTTCATTCCCTTTTGCGATTTTCGCCCTTGCCCTCACCGGAGGTCTTGCAATAGCCTGTTTTGTAAAAGCCTTTGGTATTACCTTTTTGGGACTAAGCAGAAGCGAAAACGCAAAACACGCAAAAGAGGTAAACAGATTAATGCTCACAGGTCAGATTTTAATGGCCGGTGTTGTAATTTCGCTCATGCTTTTTATGCCTTTCTTTATAAAAATAATAAACCACTCCATGCCGATTGCAGATATTTATCATAAACTTTTCCAAAATATCTGGGTTATGCATTCACTTAATTCAAACGGAGCGGTTGCGCCTATTTTGATTTTGGCGGGACTGATAATCGTCGTATCTGCTATATACGCATTTTACAAATACCTAAATCCGAAAATCAGAATTTATCATACATGGGCATGCGGATACAACACATCCGCAAAAAGCCAATATTCTGCCACCGGTTTTGCCGGACCTATCAGAAGATTTTTTGAGTGGCTTTACCGCCCTGAAGTGCATACTCACACTCAGACCCTCGCCGGTCACAAAACCAAATTTTCGTCATCACTTTACGAAGTGCATATAAAACCTCTTTTTGAAAAAAGTCTGTATGACAGTGTAGTAAAAGGACTAAATTATTTAAGCTATTTCGTATACAGACTTTCACATTTTGAAAGAACCAAATATTCAAGCCTTATTTTTATGCTTTTAATTTTTACGCTTTTCAGTTTCAGAGTGTTTTACAAAGAATACAACTGGGGGAATATTTTGCTTGAAATTGTGGTAATGGCGATATTTTACAAATTCATTTTCGGAGAGAAAAAATGA